One genomic window of Elaeis guineensis isolate ETL-2024a chromosome 2, EG11, whole genome shotgun sequence includes the following:
- the LOC105043501 gene encoding transcription initiation factor TFIID subunit 7 isoform X1, whose protein sequence is MEEQFILRVPPSVTERIERLLSENACYTEDGSLDLSFSEDGRTGTFMIGSKRFPVSLLDLPCIAESYKTYDDSVLIKTADIGQIIMVEEGDPAPEGVEYKHGLTPPMKDAHRRRFRREPDLNPELVQQVERDILNIMAGGTVESSHVVGSEAGDELRTAAPTQVAKPEDIPMQACANGGAERDRSDSDDSLEPERLICKLD, encoded by the exons ATGGAAGAACAATTCATACTCCGTGTCCCTCCATCTGTAACCGAGCGTATAGAACGCCTTCTCAGTGAGAACGCTTGTTATACTGAAGACGGTTCGTTGGATTTATCCTTTTCGG AGGATGGAAGAACTGGTACTTTTATGATTGGCAGTAAAAGATTTCCTGTTTCCCTCTTGGATCTTCCTTGCATAGCTGAATCTTATAAAACTTATGATGATAGTGTGTTGATCAAAACTGCTGATATTGGCCAG ATTATTATGGTAGAAGAAGGTGATCCTGCTCCAGAAGGGGTTGAGTACAAGCATGGCCTTACCCCACCAATGAAGGATGCTCACAGACGGCGATTCCGCAGAGAACCTGATCTCAAT CCAGAGCTTGTCCAGCAGGTTGAAAGAGATATACTCAACATTATGGCTGGTGGGACGGTAGAGA GTTCGCATGTGGTTGGGTCCGAGGCAGGTGATGAGCTCAGGACAGCTGCTCCGACACAAGTGGCAAAGCCAGAAGACATTCCTATGCAGGCTTGTGCTAATGGTGGTGCTGAACGTGACCGAAGTGACTCTGATGATTCGCTGGAACCTGAAA GGTTGATTTGCAAATTGGATTGA
- the LOC105043501 gene encoding transcription initiation factor TFIID subunit 7 isoform X2: protein MEEQFILRVPPSVTERIERLLSENACYTEDGSLDLSFSEDGRTGTFMIGSKRFPVSLLDLPCIAESYKTYDDSVLIKTADIGQIIMVEEGDPAPEGVEYKHGLTPPMKDAHRRRFRREPDLNPELVQQVERDILNIMAGGTVESSHVVGSEAGDELRTAAPTQVAKPEDIPMQACANGGAERDRSDSDDSLEPES, encoded by the exons ATGGAAGAACAATTCATACTCCGTGTCCCTCCATCTGTAACCGAGCGTATAGAACGCCTTCTCAGTGAGAACGCTTGTTATACTGAAGACGGTTCGTTGGATTTATCCTTTTCGG AGGATGGAAGAACTGGTACTTTTATGATTGGCAGTAAAAGATTTCCTGTTTCCCTCTTGGATCTTCCTTGCATAGCTGAATCTTATAAAACTTATGATGATAGTGTGTTGATCAAAACTGCTGATATTGGCCAG ATTATTATGGTAGAAGAAGGTGATCCTGCTCCAGAAGGGGTTGAGTACAAGCATGGCCTTACCCCACCAATGAAGGATGCTCACAGACGGCGATTCCGCAGAGAACCTGATCTCAAT CCAGAGCTTGTCCAGCAGGTTGAAAGAGATATACTCAACATTATGGCTGGTGGGACGGTAGAGA GTTCGCATGTGGTTGGGTCCGAGGCAGGTGATGAGCTCAGGACAGCTGCTCCGACACAAGTGGCAAAGCCAGAAGACATTCCTATGCAGGCTTGTGCTAATGGTGGTGCTGAACGTGACCGAAGTGACTCTGATGATTCGCTGGAACCTGAAAGTTAG
- the LOC105043629 gene encoding uncharacterized protein, whose translation MHRSASTSRTSEEYYMSMTTGGGGKGLSSSPGYRSSLDVDHLPTYDPLSDAAKKDGGRARFAENMVHLIPLVIIFCAMVLWFFSHPDIDMANTDDSIVARIKNMTIDGSGSWNGSSMTIGLEDLDPIDGIAMEDAGRDSDNKDNEE comes from the exons ATGCACCGGTCCGCGAGCACATCAAGGACGTCAGAGGAGTATTATATGAGCATGACGACAGGCGGAGGAGGGAAAGGACTGTCGTCGTCCCCCGGCTACCGGTCGAGCCTGGACGTGGACCACCTCCCCACCTACGACCCCCTTTCCGATGCCGCGAAGAAGGATGGTGGGCGGGCCCGCTTCGCCGAGAACATGGTCCACCTCATCCCCCTCGTCATCATCTTCTGCGCCATGGTCCTCTGGTTCTTCTCGCACCCTG ATATTGATATGGCGAATACGGATGATTCTATTGTTGCTAGAATCAAGAACATGACCATCGATGGCTCTGGCAGTTGGAATGGCTCATCGATGACGATAGGGTTGGAGGATTTGGATCCAATCGATGGGATCGCGATGGAAGACGCCGGCAGAGACTCCGATAACAAAGACAATGAGGAATGA
- the LOC105043700 gene encoding uncharacterized protein — translation MRAFRRSSTLSPRLPRSIRRIPRASYCASPSLLTEKPIGVHAQSRSIRRQRSMSTQKRVVEFLLTNQHRPREALKYFNWVENQGSPTGIEPLCILFHILVRSGLLLSARELLKRSILGDSVPRPSGIVDCLIETSKRCDFDPLSYCYLLSCYAHVDRVEEAVEAFSRMVENGIFPSVKARNVVLSAMLRSTSFSGAQEFYREMRAKGMDFDCITCDIMMRVCMKEGKPEDAEVYFREMVDAGVEPDMKAYATVIRSVCKKPDSKRACELFSEMKGAGLVPSEFIYTLLIGACVKQRNMGEAVRLKEEMVSGGLPLNLVAATSLMKGYCAQGDLNTALDFFSTVLEQGIVPNSVTYSVLIEGCYSYGNAEKAYELYCQMKQQGMLPSVFIINSVIRCFLKNNQWKEAFDLFEEAVGSGVPNVFTYNILIHWLCRVGRLKEACNLYARMEDTGMKPNVVSYNHLLFGHCEQGDMDSAANLYSQMTERGIKPNAVTFATLMDGYVKKKDFDRAYDMLHIMHGLGITRNEYTFNTIINGLCKAGRMSEVNDMLHKFMEEGFVPNCMTYNSIISGFIRDGAMSSAISTYQQMLERGISPNVITYTNFIDGYCKSSCTDVALKLMNEVRRKGLQLDIAAYNAIIDGFCKDRNMDGALKLFDELLEGGLKPNAAVFNSLISGYIDLNDMKAAFELHKKMLEEGIPCDTAIYTTLIDGSLKAGNVTIASELYSEMLAKGHVPDDITFTALIHGLCNNGHLENAYEMLHEMDRMDIRPNVLIYNTLINRYFREGNLQEAFRLHDEMLDRGLMPDDKTYDILVSQKFEGDDAVAGT, via the coding sequence ATGAGGGCCTTCAGGCgctcctccaccctctctccACGGCTTCCCCGCTCTATCCGTCGTATCCCCAGGGCCTCGTACTGCGCCTCGCCATCCCTCCTCACGGAGAAACCGATTGGCGTCCATGCACAGTCTCGTTCGATTCGAAGGCAGAGATCGATGTCGACGCAGAAGCGAGTCGTCGAGTTCCTCTTGACCAATCAGCACAGACCCAGAGAAGCACTGAAGTACTTTAATTGGGTTGAGAACCAGGGGAGTCCCACGGGCATCGAGCCCCTCTGCATCTTGTTTCACATCCTCGTGCGGTCCGGATTGCTGTTGAGTGCTCGAGAGTTACTAAAAAGATCGATCTTGGGTGATTCCGTGCCCCGCCCCAGTGGCATCGTCGACTGCCTGATTGAAACTTCAAAGAGGTGCGATTTTGATCCTCTCTCCTACTGTTACCTCTTGTCTTGCTATGCACATGTAGATCGAGTCGAAGAGGCGGTAGAAGCATTCAGTCGGATGGTTGAAAACGGCATCTTTCCTAGTGTGAAAGCCAGAAATGTTGTGCTGAGTGCTATGCTGAGGTCAACCTCTTTCTCAGGGGCTCAAGAATTTTACCGAGAGATGCGAGCTAAAGGAATGGACTTCGATTGCATCACGTGTGATATTATGATGCGCGTGTGCATGAAAGAAGGGAAGCCTGAAGACGCCGAGGTGTACTTTAGGGAAATGGTTGATGCGGGCGTGGAACCGGATATGAAAGCTTATGCTACCGTGATTCGATCGGTGTGCAAGAAACCCGATTCCAAGAGAGCTTGTGAATTGTTCAGTGAGATGAAAGGCGCTGGCTTGGTCCCTTCCGAGTTTATATATACTTTATTGATTGGAGCTTGTGTAAAGCAGAGAAACATGGGCGAGGCTGTAAGGTTAAAAGAAGAGATGGTCAGTGGTGGACTGCCGCTGAACTTGGTAGCTGCAACTAGTCTGATGAAAGGGTACTGTGCCCAAGGAGATCTTAACACTGCATTGGATTTCTTCTCAACTGTTCTCGAGCAAGGAATAGTTCCAAACAGTGTGACATACTCGGTTCTGATTGAAGGTTGCTACAGCTATGGGAATGCGGAGAAAGCCTACGAGCTTTACTGTCAAATGAAACAGCAGGGCATGTTGCCGAGCGTCTTCATCATCAATTCAGTGATACGGTGTTTCTTGAAGAATAATCAATGGAAAGAGGCATTTGATTTATTCGAAGAGGCAGTTGGCTCTGGTGTACCAAATGTTTTCACGTATAACATTCTTATTCATTGGCTCTGTCGTGTTGGTAGGCTGAAGGAAGCTTGCAATCTATATGCTAGAATGGAGGATACAGGAATGAAGCCTAATGTTGTGTCATACAACCACTTGTTATTTGGCCATTGTGAACAGGGGGATATGGATTCAGCAGCTAATCTGTATAGCCAAATGACTGAAAGGGGCATCAAACCTAATGCCGTAACCTTTGCCACTCTGATGGATGGGTATGTCAAGAAAAAGGACTTTGACCGGGCTTATGACATGCTTCATATAATGCATGGCTTGGGCATCACTCGTAATGAATATACATTCAACACTATTATAAATGGCCTCTGCAAAGCTGGTCGTATGTCTGAAGTGAATGACATGCTGCACAAATTTATGGAGGAGGGTTTTGTTCCTAACTGTATGACCTATAACAGTATCATTAGTGGCTTCATAAGGGATGGTGCAATGAGCTCAGCAATCTCAACTTATCAGCAAATGCTTGAAAGGGGCATCTCTCCGAATGTTATTACATATACCAATTTCATTGATGGCTATTGTAAAAGCAGTTGTACTGATGTTGCTTTGAAGTTGATGAATGAGGTGAGAAGGAAGGGTCTCCAATTAGATATTGCTGCATATAATGCTATTATTGATGGTTTTTGCAAGGACAGGAATATGGATGGTGCACTTAAGCTTTTTGATGAGCTGCTTGAAGGTGGGTTAAAGCCAAATGCAGCTGTATTTAACAGTCTTATCTCTGGCTATATAGACTTGAATGATATGAAAGCTGCTTTTGAGCTGCACAAGAAAATGCTAGAAGAAGGAATACCTTGTGATACTGCCATTTACACAACCTTAATTGACGGATCACTAAAAGCTGGTAATGTAACGATTGCTTCAGAACTCTACTCTGAGATGCTAGCAAAGGGTCATGTTCCGGATGATATTACCTTCACTGCACTGATACATGGTCTTTGCAACAATGGACATCTGGAAAATGCTTATGAGATGTTGCATGAAATGGATAGGATGGATATACGTCCTAATGTTCTTATATACAACACACTGATCAACAGATACTTCAGGGAAGGCAATTTGCAAGAGGCCTTTCGATTGCATGATGAAATGCTTGACAGAGGCCTCATGCCTGATGATAAGACATATGATATTCTCGTGAGTCAAAAGTTTGAAGGAGATGATGCTGTAGCTGGAACTTAG